One Branchiostoma floridae strain S238N-H82 unplaced genomic scaffold, Bfl_VNyyK Sc7u5tJ_1560, whole genome shotgun sequence genomic region harbors:
- the LOC118408213 gene encoding zinc finger protein 501-like produces the protein MDKISSETAMDDLPTVHAGDETSCSDTLGTGRQLNNEGDIPCEEKYGVESDHPPAEGRTEHTARLAPKRTVDKRFACTVCGYMAASKAYLRKHTRTHTGEKPYKCDQCDYAAARKGSLDKHMANHTGNWPYMCGQCGYKTTERCRLTQHIRLHTGEKPYKCDQCDFSYANKDSLDRHLLTHSGEKPFLCGQCEYRTTNRYYLSDHMRIHSSEKRYKCDQCDYSAAQKGTLDRHMLRHTGEKPYICGECGFKTPDRFSLTRHMRRHSGVKPYKCDQCDYSAAQKFALDRHMAKHTGEKPFICGKCGYKTNVISSLTIHMKKHTDVYNFMCGECEYRTAHKSSLTAHMRTHTGVKPYKCDQCDYSAAKKFALDRHMAKHTGEKPFFCGVCGYRTADKIDLSQHVIKHTGEKPYECDQCDFSTTTKKYLNKHLAKHTSKQNTLLNDIVDSCKS, from the coding sequence ATGGACAAGATAAGCAGCGAGACTGCCATGGACGACCTGCCAACTGTACATGCTGGGGACGAGACAAGCTGCAGTGACACATTAGGCACCGGTAGGCAGCTGAACAACGAAGGGGACATTCCATGCGAGGAAAAGTACGGGGTAGAATCCGACCATCCTCCCGCAGAGGGTCGAACAGAGCATACAGCCAGACTTGCCCCTAAACGTACTGTGGATAAACGCTTTGCTTGTACGGTATGTGGCTATATGGCAGCCTCAAAGGCTTACCTAcgaaaacacacaagaacacatactggtgaaaaaccatataaatgtgaccagtgtgactatgctgctgcacGTAAAGGGTCTTTAGACAAACACATGGCCAATCACACTGGCAActggccatacatgtgtgggcAGTGCGGATACAAGACGACTGAGAGGTGTCGCCTAACCCAACATATCAGATtgcataccggtgagaaaccttacaaatgtgaccagtgtgacttttcttaTGCGAATAAAGATTCTTTAGACCGGCACCTTCTTACACATAGTGGAGAAAAGCCATTTCTATGTGGACAGTGCGAATACAGGACTACAAACAGGTATTACCTATCCGACCATATGAGGATACATTCAAGTGAAAAgcgctacaaatgtgaccaatgcgactattctgctgcacagaaaggtactttagaccgacacatgcttagacacaccggtgaaaaaccctacatctgtggagagtgcggattcaAGACGCCTGACAGGTTTTCCTtaaccagacatatgagaagacattcaggtgtgaaaccttataagtgtgaccagtgcgattattctgctgcacagaaatttGCCTTGGAtagacacatggctaaacacactggagaaaaaccatTTATATGTGGGAAGTGTGGATACAAGACCAATGTCATATCTAGCTTAACCATACATATGAAAAAACATACAGATGTGTACaacttcatgtgtggagagtgcgagTACAGGACGGCTCACAAGTCTTCTTTAACcgcacatatgagaacacatactggcgtgaaaccttataagtgtgaccagtgtgactattctgctgcaaagaaatTTGCCTTGGAtagacacatggctaaacacactggagaaaaacccttcttTTGTGGAGTgtgcggatacagaactgcAGACAAGATTGACCTATCTCAACATGTGatcaaacatacaggtgaaaaaccatatgagtgtgaccaatgcgactTTTCTACTACAACGAAAAAGTATCTAAACAAGCACTTGGCCAAACACACGTCTAAACAAAACACACTTCTTAATGATATAGTTGATAGTTGCAAATCATAA
- the LOC118408219 gene encoding zinc finger protein OZF-like — protein MGERITDTVMDDLSATHPCDEASSIEKSDTGRQQDNKWDIPYEEKCGEESDPPPTQGRTEQTDMLEVKRTVDKRFLCTECEFRAASKSNLIKHTRTHTGEKPYKCDQCDYAAARKYTLDIHMAGKHSGDKPYMCGKCVYTTAERSHLSVHTRNHTCGKPFQCEQCDYAAASRSTLDRHMAKHTGEKRHLCSECGYRTAQRCRLIQHMRKHTGEKPYKCDQCDFSSAHKVSLHLHLSKHAGEKPFMCGQCEYRTASRSHLSVHMRRHSGEKPYKCDQCDYSASRKGSLDKHMHRHTGEKPYICGECGFKTPDRSSLTRHMRRHTGVKPYKCDQCDYSAAQKFALDSHMAKHTGEKPFICGKCEYKTNVLSSLSIHMRTHTGEKPYKCDQCDFSATKKKYLNNHLAKHTS, from the coding sequence ATGGGCGAGAGAATCACCGATACTGTAATGGACGATCTGTCAGCCACACACCCTTGCGACGAGGCAAGCAGCATTGAGAAATCAGACACGGGAAGACAGCAAGACAACAAATGGGACATTCCATACGAGGAAAAGTGCGGAGAAGAATCTGACCCTCCTCCCACACAGGGTCGAACAGAGCAGACTGATATGCTTGAGGTGAAACGTACTGTGGACAAACGCTTCCTGTGTACGGAATGTGAGTTTAGGGCAGCCTCAAAGTCTAACCTgataaaacacacaagaacacataccggtgagaaaccatataaatgtgaccagtgtgactatgctgctgcacGTAAATACACTTTAGACATTCACATGGCTGGTAAGCACAGTGgcgacaaaccctacatgtgtgggaagtgCGTATACACGACGGCTGAAAGGTCTCACCTATCCGTACATACCAGAAATCATACATGTGGGAAACCTTTCCAATGTGAGCAATGTGACTATGCCGCTGCAAGTAGAAGCACTTTAGACcggcacatggctaaacacactggcgagaaacgcCACCTTTGTAgtgagtgtggatacaggacggctcaGAGATGTCGCTTAAtccaacatatgagaaaacataccggtgagaagccttacaagtgtgaccagtgtgacttttcttctGCACATAAAGTTTCTTTACACCTACACCTTTCTAAGCACGCCGGAGAAAAGCCATTTATGTGTGGACAGTGCGAATATAGGACTGCTAGCAGGTCTCACTTATCTGTACATATGAGGAGACATTCAGGTGAAAagccttataaatgtgaccagtgcgactattctgcttcacGTAAAGGTAGTCTAGACAAACACATGCATagacacaccggcgaaaaaccctacatctgtggagagtgcggattcaAGACACCTGACAGGTCTTCCTtaaccagacatatgagaagacatacaggtgtgaaaccttacaagtgtgaccagtgcgattatTCCGCTGCACAGAAATTTGCCTTGGACAgtcacatggctaaacacacaggagaaaaaccctttaTATGTGGGAAGTGTGAATACAAGACGAATGTCCTATCTAGCctatccatacatatgagaacccatacaggcgagaaaccaTATAAGTGTGATCAATGCGACTTTTCTGCTACAAAGAAAAAGTATCTAAACAATCACTTGGCCAAACACACTtcttaa
- the LOC118408217 gene encoding gastrula zinc finger protein XlCGF57.1-like: protein MDERSGEVAMDDLSTVHAGDETRSIDELDTGRQLNKEEDITCEEKCGVESDLSPVQGRTEQTDRLAVKRTVDRRFLCTECDYRAATNANLIKHKRTHTGEKPYKCDQCDYAATCKGSLDRHMANHTGNKPYICGHCGYRTTERCRLTQHMRKHTGEKPYKCDQCDLSYAHKVSLDRHLLTHSGEKPFLCGQCEYRTTNRFYLSDHMRIHSSEKRYKCDQCDYSAAQKGTLDRHMHRHTGEKPYICGECGFRTPDKSSLTRHMRRHSGVKPYKCDQCDYSAAQKFALYRHMAKHTGEKPFICGKCEYKTNVLSSLTIHMKKHTGVYNFMCGECGYRTAYRRSLTVHMRTHTGVKPYKCGQCDYSAAKKANLDRHMATHTREKPFMCGECGYRTARKSDLSRHMIKHTGEKTYKCDQCDFSATKKKYLDDHLAKHTS from the coding sequence ATGGACGAGAGAAGCGGTGAGGTCGCTATGGACGATCTGTCGACTGTACATGCTGGGGACGAGACTAGGAGCATCGACGAATTAGACACCGGCAGGCAGCTGAACAAGGAAGAGGACATTACCTGCGAGGAAAAGTGCGGAGTAGAATCTGACCTTTCTCCCGTTCAGGGTCGAACAGAGCAGACGGACAGGCTTGCGGTGAAACGTACTGTGGACAGACGCTTCCTGTGTACGGAATGTGACTATAGGGCAGCCACAAATGCTAACCTTATAAAACACAAAAGAacacatactggtgagaaaccttacaaatgtgaccagtgtgactatgctgctaCATGTAAAGGCTCTTTAGACAGACACATGGCTAATCACACCGGCAACAAACCCTACATTTGTGGGCATTGCGGATACAGGACGACTGAGAGGTGTCGCCTAacccaacatatgagaaaacataccggtgagaaaccttacaaatgcgaccagtgtgacCTTTCTTATGCACATAAAGTTTCTTTAGACCGTCACCTTCTTACACACAGCGGAGAAAAGCCATTTCTGTGTGGACAGTGCGAATACAGGACTACAAACCGGTTTTACCTATCCGACCATATGAGGATACATTCAAGTGAAAAgcgctacaaatgtgaccagtgcgactattctgctgcacagaaaggtaCTCTAGACCGACACATGCATagacacaccggcgaaaaaccctacatctgtggagagtgcggattcaGGACGCCCGACAAGTCTTCCTtaaccagacatatgagaagacattcaggtgtgaaaccttacaagtgtgaccagtgcgattatTCCGCCGCACAGAAATTTGCCTTGTACAGACACATGGCAAagcacactggagaaaaaccctttaTATGTGGGAAGTGTGAATACAAGACAAATGTCTTATCTAGCTTAACCATACATATgaaaaaacatacaggtgtgtacaacttcatgtgtggagagtgcggatataGGACGGCTTACCGCCGTTCtttaaccgtacatatgagaacacatactggCGTAAAACCTTATAAGTgtggccagtgtgactattctgctgcaaagaaagcaaatttaGATCGACACATGGCTACACACACcagagaaaaacccttcatgtgtggagagtgcggatacagaactgctCGCAAGTCTGACCTATCTCGACATATGATCAAACATACGGGAGAAAAAACAtataagtgtgaccaatgtgactttTCTGCTACAAAGAAAAAGTATCTAGACGATCACTTGGCCAAACACACTTCTTGA